In Dendropsophus ebraccatus isolate aDenEbr1 chromosome 14, aDenEbr1.pat, whole genome shotgun sequence, the following proteins share a genomic window:
- the LOC138772518 gene encoding interleukin-27 subunit beta-like → MFWTITIAAVLLLPSYEFFENKVTIPVTHRLGQLGEEIILDCNTSFPYVQWKFNGRKIVNSDDIYSNFSRHLILADAKKHQSGNYTCHHPHTNEILSLTELQLGLPPDRLHIQCWSSSYPEKVKCYWDLHPDPNIHTSFLTTYRSGLMGPPQECIQHEMNPHSCLISNFQMFEEFPYLLNVTAINPLGSVTQLHDFFVENIIRPDPPVNVTVSSMCRESKKLHIQWKPPHSWPYPEIFPLKYKVRYRREGSKSYITVGPYEKTSLILGGIRPGSTVHVQVAAKDISDLGHDSHWSEVVTGRPWNPYDFICFPGQVNKK, encoded by the exons ATGTTTTGGACAATAACAATCGCAGCAGTGCTTCTGCTTCCGTCTTATGAATTCTTTGAAAACAAAG TGACCATTCCAGTTACTCATCGGCTTGGTCAGCTAGGAGAAGAGATAATACTGGACTGTAATACGTCTTTTCCTTATGTTCAGTGGAAGTTTAATGGAAGGAAAATTGTGAACAGTGATGATATATATTCAAATTTTAGCCGTCACCTCATTCTAGCCGATGCAAAAAAACACCAGAGTGGTAACTACACTTGTCATCACCCGCACACCAATGAGATCTTATCCCTAACAGAACTACAACTTGGAC TTCCTCCAGATCGGCTCCATATCCAATGTTGGTCTTCAAGTTATCCAGAAAAAGTAAAATGTTACTGGGACCTGCATCCTGATCCCAATATACACACCTCTTTCCTCACAACATACAG GTCAGGCCTAATGGGGCCACCACAAGAATGTATACAGCACGAGATGAATCCACACAGCTGCCTGATAAGTAACTTTCAGATGTTTGAAGAGTTTCCTTATCTTCTTAATGTAACAGCTATCAACCCGCTGGGATCAGTAACACAGCTGCACGATTTCTTTGTGGAGAACATCA TACGTCCTGATCCTCCAGTGAATGTCACTGTATCTTCCATGTGTCGTGAAAGCAAGAAGTTACATATACAATGGAAGCCTCCACATTCTTGGCCATACCCAGAGATTTTTCCATTGAAGTACAAGGTCCGTTACAGAAGGGAGGGTTCCAAATCCTACATCACG GTTGGACCCTATGAGAAGACCTCTTTGATTCTTGGGGGAATTCGACCAGGGTCCACTGTACATGTCCAGGTGGCGGCCAAAGATATTTCTGACTTGGGACATGACAGTCATTGGAGTGAAGTTGTGACTGGTCGTCCATGGAACCCATAtgattttatatgttttccaggacaagtaaacaaaaaataa